One segment of Haloplanus natans DSM 17983 DNA contains the following:
- the argF gene encoding ornithine carbamoyltransferase, whose protein sequence is MIDTTDVLDVDDLTAEDLETVLDRAAAIKAGEDDTELPRQTLAMVFEKPSTRTRTSFETAMTRLGGHAIFLGPDDIHLGSGEPVKDTARALAGYADAIMARLFDHADAEELAAYADVPVINGLTDDAHPCQTLADLLTVRERFGGFDDVTVAWVGDGNNVAQSFVLGAALADLDLTVTTPSEYGIDDDVLDRAAELGSAPRLVDDPAEAVADADVVYTDVWVSMGEEDEREEKLRAFEGYQLNADLLAGSEALVMHCLPAHRGEEITDEVVESERAIVWQQAENRLHAQAGLLIELLAA, encoded by the coding sequence ATGATCGATACGACCGACGTCCTCGACGTGGACGACCTCACGGCCGAGGATCTGGAGACGGTGTTGGATCGTGCGGCGGCCATCAAGGCCGGCGAGGACGACACGGAGCTCCCCCGGCAGACGCTCGCGATGGTGTTCGAGAAACCGAGCACGCGAACCCGTACGTCGTTCGAGACGGCGATGACCCGACTTGGCGGCCACGCCATCTTCCTCGGCCCGGACGACATCCACCTCGGGAGCGGCGAACCCGTCAAGGACACCGCGCGGGCGCTCGCGGGCTACGCCGACGCCATCATGGCGCGGCTGTTCGACCACGCCGACGCCGAGGAACTCGCCGCCTACGCCGACGTACCCGTGATCAACGGACTGACCGACGACGCCCACCCCTGCCAGACGCTCGCGGACCTGCTGACGGTTCGGGAGCGTTTCGGGGGGTTCGACGACGTGACCGTCGCGTGGGTGGGCGACGGCAACAACGTCGCCCAGTCCTTTGTCCTCGGGGCGGCGCTCGCCGACCTCGATCTGACGGTGACGACGCCCTCCGAGTACGGCATCGACGACGACGTGCTGGACCGGGCGGCGGAGTTGGGGTCGGCGCCCCGACTCGTCGACGATCCGGCCGAAGCCGTCGCCGACGCCGACGTGGTCTACACCGACGTGTGGGTGTCGATGGGCGAGGAAGACGAGCGCGAGGAGAAACTGCGGGCGTTCGAGGGCTACCAGCTCAACGCCGACCTCCTCGCGGGGAGCGAGGCGCTGGTGATGCACTGTCTGCCCGCCCATCGCGGCGAGGAGATCACCGACGAGGTGGTCGAAAGCGAGCGGGCCATCGTCTGGCAACAGGCCGAGAACCGCCTGCACGCGCAGGCGGGCTTGTTGATCGAACTGCTGGCGGCGTAG
- a CDS encoding ATP-dependent DNA helicase, translating into MAETAGYERFFPYDDPYPNQREAMDRIANALERGQDVLMEGAPGTGKTLSALVPALAHAREHDRTVVITTNVHQQMRQFVEDARAIRAQEPIRAVVFKGKSSMCHLDVGYEECRSLKETTRSLVDLERDRRELAERSEALLDDVRAGNDEAAEARAAVMDELETLEAELEELEASNVCEHYRANLTRETDAFHDWLFEDVRTPEEIYAYADERGLCGYELLKEGMEGIDLAVCNYHHLLDPTIREHFFRWLGRDPAEVITVFDEAHNVESAAREHATRTCSARTLAGSLDELDGADDSRASRAKNVIEAFRTGLETAVDGALGFGEREQVGDDWHDLAIANDDRRDDLTLAFLDAYEGSGIDTEIDLALQVGERLDEAYEEAYRRGETATRTECATLQAAEFVADWMGHGTDLGRHPMTAVRRDAGTGEVYGRAELYTCIPREVTEGLFDEVAASVLMSATLRPFDVVADVLGLSDPVTMAYGLAYPEDRRRTFAVEGPALFSSERDDPETQATVAETLADAVRMTPGNTLVFCPSYAEAARYHDHVGGYLDEAGTPTEDLRQRFVADDDAVLFTSMWGTLGEGVSFDGDDARTVVVVGVPYPSLSERLEAVQAAYDRIYDERREAGWRYAVEIPTVRKTRQALGRVIRSPDDFGVRVLLDKRYTRAARDMGKYGVRDSFPPEERDELIDVAPEKLKFAMLNFYGDLDAYDGAPPSP; encoded by the coding sequence GTGGCAGAAACGGCGGGATACGAGCGGTTCTTCCCCTACGACGATCCGTATCCGAACCAGCGCGAGGCGATGGATCGCATCGCCAACGCCCTCGAACGCGGGCAGGACGTGTTGATGGAAGGGGCGCCGGGGACGGGCAAGACGCTCTCGGCGCTCGTACCAGCGCTCGCACACGCCCGCGAGCACGACCGGACGGTCGTCATCACGACGAACGTCCACCAGCAGATGCGTCAGTTCGTCGAAGACGCCCGCGCCATCAGAGCACAGGAACCGATCCGCGCGGTGGTGTTCAAGGGCAAGAGCTCGATGTGCCACCTCGACGTGGGCTACGAGGAGTGCCGGAGTCTCAAGGAGACGACACGCTCGTTGGTCGATCTCGAACGGGACCGGCGCGAACTCGCCGAGCGGAGCGAGGCGCTTCTGGACGACGTGCGCGCGGGAAACGACGAGGCCGCCGAGGCCCGCGCGGCCGTCATGGACGAACTGGAGACGCTGGAGGCGGAACTGGAGGAGTTGGAGGCGTCGAACGTCTGCGAACATTACCGAGCGAACCTCACGCGCGAGACGGACGCCTTCCACGACTGGCTGTTCGAGGACGTCCGCACCCCGGAGGAAATCTACGCCTACGCCGACGAACGCGGACTCTGTGGGTACGAACTCCTCAAGGAGGGGATGGAGGGCATCGACCTCGCGGTCTGTAACTACCACCACCTGCTCGATCCGACGATCCGCGAGCATTTCTTCCGGTGGCTGGGCCGCGACCCCGCGGAGGTGATCACCGTCTTCGACGAGGCCCACAACGTCGAGTCGGCGGCCCGGGAGCACGCCACGCGCACGTGTTCGGCGCGCACCCTGGCGGGATCGCTCGACGAACTCGACGGGGCCGACGACTCGCGGGCGAGCCGGGCGAAAAACGTGATCGAGGCGTTCCGGACGGGACTGGAGACGGCCGTCGACGGCGCCCTCGGGTTCGGCGAGCGTGAACAGGTCGGCGACGACTGGCACGATCTCGCCATCGCCAACGACGACCGTCGGGACGACCTGACACTCGCCTTCCTCGACGCCTACGAGGGAAGCGGGATCGACACGGAGATAGACCTCGCCTTGCAGGTCGGCGAGCGTCTGGACGAGGCGTACGAGGAGGCCTACCGGCGGGGCGAGACGGCGACGCGAACGGAGTGTGCGACGCTCCAGGCCGCCGAATTCGTCGCCGATTGGATGGGCCACGGGACGGACCTCGGTCGACATCCGATGACCGCGGTGCGGCGCGACGCGGGGACGGGCGAGGTGTACGGCCGGGCGGAACTGTACACCTGCATCCCCCGCGAGGTGACCGAAGGGCTGTTCGACGAAGTTGCCGCGAGCGTCCTGATGAGTGCGACGCTTCGTCCGTTCGACGTGGTCGCGGACGTACTCGGCCTGTCGGACCCGGTGACGATGGCCTACGGACTGGCCTACCCCGAGGACCGCCGCCGCACCTTCGCAGTCGAGGGGCCAGCGCTCTTTTCGAGCGAGCGCGACGACCCCGAGACGCAGGCGACGGTCGCCGAGACGCTCGCCGACGCCGTGCGGATGACCCCCGGCAACACGCTCGTCTTCTGTCCGTCCTACGCGGAGGCGGCGCGGTATCACGACCACGTCGGCGGCTATCTCGACGAGGCGGGGACGCCGACAGAGGACCTCCGGCAGCGGTTCGTCGCCGACGACGACGCGGTCCTCTTTACATCCATGTGGGGGACCCTTGGTGAGGGAGTGAGTTTCGACGGCGACGACGCCCGGACCGTCGTCGTCGTCGGCGTCCCCTATCCGAGCCTCTCGGAGCGACTGGAGGCGGTCCAGGCGGCCTACGACCGGATCTACGACGAACGACGGGAGGCCGGGTGGCGCTACGCCGTCGAGATTCCGACGGTGCGGAAGACCCGGCAGGCGCTGGGGCGGGTGATCCGCTCGCCCGACGACTTCGGCGTGCGGGTCCTCCTCGACAAGCGCTACACGCGCGCCGCCCGCGACATGGGGAAATACGGCGTCCGCGACTCGTTCCCGCCGGAGGAGCGGGACGAACTGATCGACGTGGCGCCGGAGAAACTCAAGTTCGCGATGCTGAACTTCTACGGCGACCTCGACGCGTACGACGGGGCACCGCCGTCGCCCTGA
- the lysX gene encoding lysine biosynthesis protein LysX, with protein sequence MHVGLLYSRIRRDEKLLLSELRERDHEVTKIDVRKERFNIGEAPDAFDDVDIAVDRCLATSRSRYVTRFLDAYGVPVVNAADTAELCADKVKNSLVLEAAGVPTPNTDVAFTTDSALESIEEFGYPCVLKPVIGSWGRLMAKVDSRSAAEAILEHKATLGHYEHKVFYIQEFVEKPGRDIRVVATDGDPVAAMTRSSDHWLTNAAKGGEVEEFEVDDEVAELVKRASDAVGGGLLGVDLMETGDSYTVHEVNHTVEFKALDSCVDFDVPAAIVDWLEAKAGQEATA encoded by the coding sequence GTGCACGTCGGCCTCCTCTACTCCCGGATCAGGCGGGACGAGAAGCTGCTGCTGTCGGAACTGCGCGAGCGCGACCACGAGGTGACGAAAATCGACGTGCGGAAAGAGCGGTTCAACATCGGCGAGGCGCCCGACGCCTTCGACGACGTGGACATCGCCGTCGACCGCTGTCTCGCCACCAGTCGGAGCCGCTACGTGACGCGCTTTCTCGACGCCTACGGGGTTCCGGTCGTCAACGCCGCGGACACCGCCGAACTCTGTGCGGACAAGGTAAAAAACAGCCTCGTCCTCGAAGCCGCGGGCGTTCCCACGCCCAACACCGACGTGGCCTTCACCACCGACAGCGCGCTCGAATCGATCGAGGAATTCGGCTACCCCTGCGTCCTCAAGCCCGTCATCGGCTCCTGGGGGCGCCTGATGGCGAAAGTCGACTCCCGGAGCGCCGCCGAGGCCATCCTCGAACACAAGGCCACCCTCGGCCACTACGAGCACAAGGTGTTCTACATCCAGGAGTTCGTCGAGAAGCCGGGGCGGGACATCCGCGTCGTCGCCACCGACGGGGACCCCGTCGCCGCGATGACCCGGAGTTCGGACCACTGGCTCACCAACGCCGCGAAAGGCGGCGAGGTAGAGGAGTTCGAGGTCGACGACGAGGTGGCCGAACTGGTGAAACGCGCCTCGGACGCCGTCGGCGGCGGCTTGCTCGGCGTCGACCTGATGGAGACCGGTGATTCCTACACGGTCCACGAAGTGAACCACACGGTGGAGTTCAAGGCGCTCGACTCGTGTGTCGACTTCGACGTGCCCGCGGCCATCGTCGATTGGCTGGAGGCGAAGGCGGGGCAGGAGGCGACGGCGTGA
- a CDS encoding DUF6789 family protein: MSTTTEAVGSTGELRGNWQAGVLGGVAGALVMGGLVLAMSPPVLAVAIPSLYGLAPPPNPGVGMVVHVSHGAVLGVVFAAIVGAAGIEGATRQVGLGVAWGVVTWIGLAALVMPVWLSVVGSPASPPFPNFAPPSLLWHAVYGAVLGGVYAATADRL; this comes from the coding sequence ATGTCGACGACGACGGAAGCGGTCGGCAGCACCGGCGAACTGCGCGGTAACTGGCAAGCTGGCGTCCTCGGGGGCGTCGCCGGGGCCTTGGTGATGGGCGGCCTCGTCCTCGCGATGAGTCCGCCGGTACTGGCCGTCGCGATTCCCTCGCTGTACGGGCTGGCGCCGCCGCCGAACCCCGGCGTGGGGATGGTCGTCCACGTCTCCCACGGCGCGGTACTCGGCGTCGTCTTCGCGGCCATCGTCGGCGCGGCCGGCATCGAGGGGGCGACCCGCCAGGTCGGCCTCGGCGTCGCGTGGGGCGTCGTGACCTGGATCGGGCTGGCGGCGCTCGTGATGCCCGTCTGGCTGAGCGTCGTCGGCTCCCCCGCATCGCCGCCGTTCCCCAACTTCGCGCCGCCGTCGCTCCTCTGGCACGCCGTCTACGGCGCGGTGCTCGGCGGCGTCTACGCGGCGACGGCGGATCGGCTGTAA
- a CDS encoding [LysW]-lysine hydrolase, translating into MTASEVETADLTEAQGLLVDLVSIPSPSGEEAAAARRLVDFFEAHDREVWVDEVGNVHAPADDAVLLTSHIDTVPGDIPVEIREGEGGTELWGRGSVDATGPLAAMAVAAVETGVSFLGVVGEEVDSRGSRHVVENGRPEPGALINGEPSGWTGITLGYRGLLAGTYVATSESGHTSRPENNAIQDAMDWWGRVEEEFDPDEYLPVFERVTCKPTKFEGGPSADGLSVETTMEVQFRVPPAYTVDDVREMADGQLETGTVHWYDRVPPVMQSPRTDAARAFRAAIRDAGGDPRLLRKTGTADMNVFASVWDCPMVTYGPGDSDLDHAPNEHLPLDEYDRSIEVLIDACQRLQ; encoded by the coding sequence ATGACCGCGAGCGAGGTCGAAACGGCCGACCTGACCGAGGCCCAAGGCCTCCTGGTCGACCTCGTCTCCATCCCCTCGCCCTCGGGCGAGGAGGCGGCGGCGGCCCGGCGGCTCGTCGACTTCTTCGAGGCCCACGACCGCGAGGTGTGGGTAGACGAGGTGGGAAACGTCCACGCCCCGGCCGACGACGCCGTCCTCCTGACCTCCCACATCGACACCGTGCCGGGCGACATCCCGGTCGAGATTCGGGAGGGCGAGGGCGGAACGGAACTCTGGGGGCGTGGGAGCGTCGACGCCACCGGCCCGCTCGCGGCGATGGCCGTCGCGGCGGTGGAGACGGGAGTGAGCTTTCTGGGCGTGGTCGGCGAAGAGGTCGACTCGCGGGGCTCCCGACACGTCGTGGAGAACGGCCGGCCGGAGCCCGGCGCCCTAATCAACGGCGAGCCGAGCGGGTGGACGGGCATCACGCTCGGCTACCGGGGACTGCTGGCGGGGACGTACGTCGCCACCAGCGAGTCGGGCCACACCTCCCGCCCCGAGAACAACGCAATCCAGGACGCGATGGATTGGTGGGGGAGAGTCGAGGAGGAGTTCGACCCCGACGAGTATCTCCCGGTCTTCGAGCGGGTCACCTGCAAACCGACGAAGTTCGAGGGCGGCCCCAGCGCGGACGGTCTCTCCGTCGAGACGACGATGGAGGTGCAGTTCCGCGTCCCGCCGGCGTACACCGTCGACGACGTGCGCGAGATGGCGGACGGCCAACTCGAGACGGGCACCGTCCACTGGTACGACCGCGTCCCGCCAGTGATGCAGAGCCCCCGCACTGACGCCGCGCGGGCATTCCGCGCCGCCATCCGGGACGCGGGGGGCGACCCCCGCTTGCTCCGGAAGACGGGAACGGCCGATATGAACGTCTTCGCGTCCGTCTGGGACTGCCCGATGGTCACCTACGGCCCCGGCGACTCGGATCTGGATCACGCGCCGAACGAGCATCTGCCCCTCGACGAGTACGACCGCTCGATCGAGGTGCTGATCGACGCCTGCCAACGCTTACAATGA
- a CDS encoding acetylglutamate/acetylaminoadipate kinase, with protein MTVVVKIGGAKAVDPAGAVGDIADLVGNGEPVGVVHGGSTAVDDLLDRLDIEPTYVETPNGVVGRFTDEATMEAFTMAMGRVNTDLVAAFREVGVDAVGLSGVDGGLITGPRKSAVRVLEDGKKKIKRGDHSGKIESVNAELLEALLEDGYTPVAGPPMLADDGVPVNTDADRAAAAVAGALGATLVILTDVAGVYADPDDPETLIESVTTPAEYDALTDAAEGFMTKKVMAATEALERGASEVIVAEANADAPVTAALGESGTHIHQSALENI; from the coding sequence GTGACCGTCGTCGTCAAGATCGGCGGCGCGAAGGCCGTCGACCCAGCGGGCGCCGTCGGCGATATCGCGGATCTGGTGGGCAACGGCGAACCCGTCGGTGTCGTCCACGGCGGCTCCACCGCCGTCGACGACCTGCTCGACCGGCTGGACATCGAGCCGACGTACGTCGAGACGCCGAACGGCGTCGTCGGCCGCTTCACCGACGAGGCGACGATGGAGGCGTTCACGATGGCGATGGGGCGGGTGAACACCGACCTCGTCGCGGCCTTCCGCGAGGTGGGCGTCGACGCCGTTGGCCTCTCGGGCGTCGACGGCGGCCTCATCACCGGGCCGCGGAAGTCGGCGGTGCGGGTGCTCGAGGACGGCAAGAAGAAGATCAAGCGTGGCGACCACTCGGGAAAAATCGAGTCGGTCAACGCCGAGTTGCTGGAGGCGTTGCTGGAAGACGGCTACACGCCCGTCGCGGGGCCGCCGATGCTCGCGGACGACGGCGTGCCGGTGAACACGGACGCGGACCGCGCGGCCGCCGCGGTGGCGGGCGCCCTCGGCGCGACGCTCGTGATCCTGACCGACGTGGCCGGCGTCTACGCGGACCCGGACGACCCCGAGACGCTGATCGAGTCGGTGACGACGCCCGCGGAGTACGACGCCCTCACCGACGCCGCCGAGGGGTTCATGACGAAGAAAGTCATGGCCGCCACCGAAGCCCTGGAACGCGGCGCAAGCGAGGTGATCGTCGCCGAGGCCAACGCCGACGCGCCCGTCACGGCAGCACTGGGGGAAAGCGGTACACACATTCATCAGAGTGCCCTAGAAAACATATGA
- a CDS encoding diacylglycerol/polyprenol kinase family protein, whose product MTAGAELKRRAVHASGVGFPALYLLELIDWPTLGWLLLAGSAVAAVLEAVRLGVGLDWTIYETLTREYERDNVAGYALYMFSMTGVALVFGPRVAVPGMLMLTLGDPVSGLLGSNEAGRAKRVGVLAVMFAVCFVLAAIVLVPTVSLPVALAAAAVGSAGATVADGFTPVLYGYVLDDNLTIPPAASLGIWLVLQLVG is encoded by the coding sequence ATGACGGCGGGCGCCGAACTCAAGCGACGCGCCGTCCACGCCAGCGGCGTCGGGTTCCCGGCGCTTTACCTGCTGGAACTTATCGACTGGCCGACGCTCGGCTGGCTACTCCTCGCCGGTTCGGCGGTCGCCGCCGTTCTCGAAGCGGTTCGGCTCGGCGTCGGCCTCGACTGGACCATCTACGAGACGTTGACCCGGGAGTACGAACGGGACAACGTCGCCGGCTACGCGCTCTATATGTTCAGCATGACGGGCGTGGCGCTCGTCTTCGGGCCACGCGTCGCCGTGCCGGGGATGTTGATGCTGACGCTCGGCGATCCGGTCAGCGGCCTCCTCGGCTCGAACGAGGCCGGGCGGGCGAAACGGGTCGGCGTCCTCGCGGTCATGTTCGCCGTCTGTTTCGTGCTCGCGGCCATCGTTCTCGTCCCCACCGTATCGCTCCCGGTGGCGCTCGCGGCCGCGGCCGTCGGGAGCGCCGGCGCGACGGTCGCCGACGGCTTCACGCCCGTCCTCTACGGCTACGTCCTCGACGACAACCTTACTATCCCGCCGGCAGCGAGTCTCGGCATCTGGCTGGTCTTGCAGCTAGTTGGGTAA
- the argC gene encoding N-acetyl-gamma-glutamyl-phosphate reductase produces the protein MTYTASVVGASGFTGGELLRLLDGHPEFEVAQATSRSYERKTVGHQHPNLREMDLRFTDPGELESVDVLFAATPHGVSMERIDAFQEAADTVVDLSADFRLGSEKQYDEWYDGHTRPELLADAEYALPELNRDNLAGADLIASGGCNATATILGLKPLFDAGILSGDEQVVVDVKVGSSEGGAGGGAASSHPERSGIVRPYAPTGHRHEAEIEQFLGLSVSFTVHAVDMTRGAAATCHVFPDGPVKKKELWGAYRDSYGDEPFVRTVAGGGGVYRYPEPKAVAGTNYGEVGFELDPGNRRLVVFSAIDNMMKGSAGQAVHAANVALGIEETAGLEFQGLHPVGAP, from the coding sequence GTGACCTACACGGCGAGTGTGGTCGGCGCCAGCGGCTTCACCGGCGGCGAACTCCTCCGTCTCCTCGACGGCCACCCCGAGTTCGAGGTGGCCCAGGCCACGAGTCGGAGCTACGAGCGCAAGACCGTGGGCCACCAACATCCGAACCTCCGCGAGATGGATCTCCGGTTTACGGACCCGGGGGAGCTCGAATCCGTGGACGTGCTCTTCGCGGCGACGCCCCACGGCGTCTCGATGGAGCGCATCGACGCGTTCCAGGAGGCGGCGGATACGGTGGTCGACCTGAGCGCCGACTTCCGGCTGGGAAGCGAGAAGCAGTACGACGAGTGGTACGACGGCCACACGCGGCCGGAACTCCTCGCTGACGCCGAGTACGCGCTGCCGGAGCTCAACCGCGACAACCTCGCCGGCGCCGACCTGATCGCCTCGGGTGGCTGTAACGCGACGGCGACGATTCTGGGTCTCAAACCCCTCTTCGACGCCGGCATCCTCTCCGGTGACGAGCAGGTGGTCGTCGACGTGAAGGTGGGGTCCTCGGAGGGTGGTGCCGGCGGTGGCGCGGCCTCCTCGCATCCCGAACGGTCGGGGATCGTCCGCCCGTACGCCCCGACGGGCCACCGTCACGAGGCGGAGATCGAACAGTTCCTCGGGCTGTCGGTCTCCTTTACCGTCCACGCCGTCGACATGACCCGCGGCGCCGCCGCGACCTGTCACGTCTTCCCCGACGGCCCGGTGAAAAAGAAGGAACTGTGGGGCGCCTACCGCGACAGCTACGGCGACGAGCCGTTCGTGCGCACCGTCGCCGGCGGCGGCGGCGTCTATCGCTACCCCGAACCGAAGGCGGTCGCCGGAACCAACTACGGCGAGGTCGGGTTCGAACTCGACCCCGGGAACCGGCGGCTGGTGGTGTTCTCGGCCATCGACAACATGATGAAAGGCTCGGCGGGACAGGCGGTCCACGCCGCGAACGTCGCCCTCGGCATCGAGGAGACGGCGGGACTGGAGTTTCAGGGCCTGCACCCGGTGGGCGCACCATGA
- a CDS encoding argininosuccinate synthase, with translation MTRVALAFSGGLDTTVCVPLLEEEWGYDEVVGVTVDVGQPAEEFAEAAETAEALDLEHYVVDATEEFAAMCMDSVRANATYQGYPLGTALARPVIAEAILDVAIEQDCDAVAHGCTGKGNDQLRFEAVWRASDLDVIAPVRELGLTREWEIEYAAEKELPVEGGNEGVWSIDTNLWSRSIEGGDLERPGHVPGEEIYDWTRAPAGDREEIEITFENGYPVAVDGEEMGPVALIEHLNEVAGQYGVGRTDMMEDRMLGLKVRENYEHPAATTLLNAHETLESLVLTKEERDFKKLVDDEWSQKGYEGLIDAPLMGALEGFIDETQTRVTGTVTIRFEGGRARPVGRDSDYAVYDESFASFNTEDVGSITQADATGVAKYHGFQERLASKVLAKAKEEE, from the coding sequence ATGACACGTGTGGCACTCGCGTTCTCCGGCGGCCTCGATACGACAGTTTGTGTCCCGCTTCTCGAAGAGGAGTGGGGGTACGACGAGGTCGTCGGCGTCACGGTCGACGTCGGACAGCCAGCCGAGGAGTTCGCCGAGGCGGCGGAGACGGCCGAGGCGCTGGATCTGGAACACTACGTCGTGGACGCGACCGAGGAGTTTGCGGCCATGTGTATGGACTCCGTCCGCGCCAACGCGACGTATCAGGGCTACCCGCTCGGGACGGCGCTTGCCCGCCCCGTCATCGCCGAGGCCATCCTCGATGTGGCGATCGAACAGGACTGCGACGCCGTTGCCCACGGCTGTACGGGCAAGGGCAACGACCAGTTGCGGTTCGAAGCCGTCTGGCGCGCCTCCGACCTCGACGTCATCGCGCCCGTTCGCGAACTCGGCCTGACCCGCGAGTGGGAGATCGAGTACGCCGCGGAGAAGGAGTTGCCCGTCGAGGGTGGCAACGAGGGCGTCTGGAGCATCGACACGAATCTCTGGAGCCGGTCCATCGAGGGCGGCGACCTCGAACGGCCCGGCCACGTTCCCGGTGAGGAGATCTACGACTGGACGCGCGCTCCCGCCGGCGACCGTGAAGAGATCGAGATCACGTTCGAGAACGGCTACCCGGTCGCCGTCGACGGCGAGGAGATGGGGCCGGTCGCCCTGATCGAGCATCTCAACGAGGTGGCCGGACAGTACGGCGTCGGGCGAACCGACATGATGGAAGACCGGATGCTCGGGCTGAAAGTCCGCGAGAACTACGAGCATCCCGCGGCGACGACGCTGCTCAACGCCCACGAGACCCTGGAGTCGCTCGTGTTGACCAAAGAGGAGCGCGACTTCAAGAAACTCGTCGACGACGAGTGGTCCCAGAAGGGGTACGAAGGACTGATCGACGCGCCGCTGATGGGGGCACTGGAGGGCTTCATCGACGAGACACAGACCCGCGTCACCGGCACCGTCACCATCCGGTTCGAGGGCGGCCGGGCCCGCCCGGTCGGGCGCGACAGCGACTACGCCGTCTACGACGAGTCCTTCGCCTCCTTCAACACGGAGGACGTTGGGTCGATTACGCAGGCGGACGCGACGGGCGTCGCGAAGTACCACGGCTTCCAGGAGCGCCTCGCGTCGAAGGTGCTCGCGAAGGCGAAAGAGGAGGAGTAG
- a CDS encoding aspartate aminotransferase family protein yields the protein MSGFVFSEKPIGIERGEGATLYADDGTEYLDFGASYAVTPVGHCHPRVVDAVQSQVEDLMYVQASYPVEARTELYEKLATVSPAGLDNVWLCNSGTEANEAAIKFARNATGNGKIVATRRGFHGRTLGALSMTWKDKYKKPFEPLVDGIEFVSYGDSEELAEAVDEETAAVFLEPIQGEGGIHPADEAYLHAARSLTRKAGAALVFDEIQTGVGRTGTLWACEQAGVSPDILTTAKGIASGLPLGATVCADWIAEADPEHGSTFSGGPVVCAAANATLDIVVEEDLPTRAADVGRYLMESVEDADLPIREVRGQGLMIGLEVKRGSNRLLRDLALNEQVLALPAGRTVLRLLPPLIVGEEHADRFVDALEAVL from the coding sequence ATGAGCGGCTTCGTCTTCTCGGAGAAACCCATCGGGATCGAACGCGGCGAGGGGGCCACCCTCTACGCCGACGACGGCACCGAGTATCTCGACTTCGGTGCGAGCTACGCCGTCACCCCCGTCGGCCACTGTCACCCGCGGGTCGTCGACGCCGTGCAGTCACAGGTCGAGGACCTCATGTACGTGCAGGCGTCCTACCCGGTCGAGGCGCGGACGGAACTGTACGAGAAGTTGGCGACGGTGTCGCCGGCGGGACTGGACAACGTCTGGCTCTGTAACTCGGGGACCGAGGCCAACGAGGCGGCGATCAAGTTCGCGCGCAACGCGACGGGGAACGGAAAGATAGTCGCCACCCGCCGTGGCTTCCACGGCCGCACCCTCGGCGCGCTGTCGATGACGTGGAAGGACAAGTACAAGAAGCCGTTCGAACCGCTGGTCGACGGCATCGAGTTCGTCTCCTACGGGGACAGCGAGGAACTCGCCGAAGCCGTCGACGAGGAGACGGCCGCCGTGTTCCTCGAACCCATTCAGGGCGAAGGGGGCATCCACCCCGCCGACGAGGCGTATCTGCACGCGGCGCGGTCGCTCACGCGGAAAGCCGGCGCCGCCCTCGTCTTCGACGAGATTCAGACCGGCGTCGGCCGCACGGGGACGCTCTGGGCCTGCGAGCAGGCCGGCGTGTCGCCGGACATCCTCACGACGGCGAAAGGCATCGCCAGCGGCCTCCCGTTGGGCGCGACGGTCTGTGCGGATTGGATCGCAGAGGCCGACCCCGAACACGGCTCGACGTTCAGCGGCGGCCCGGTCGTCTGTGCGGCGGCCAACGCCACCCTCGACATCGTCGTCGAGGAGGACCTGCCGACGCGGGCGGCCGACGTGGGTCGGTATCTGATGGAGTCGGTCGAGGACGCCGACCTCCCCATCCGCGAGGTGCGGGGACAGGGACTGATGATCGGCCTCGAAGTGAAGCGGGGGTCGAACCGGCTGCTTCGTGACCTCGCTTTGAACGAGCAGGTGCTCGCGCTCCCGGCCGGCCGGACCGTCCTGCGCCTGCTCCCGCCGCTGATCGTGGGCGAAGAGCACGCCGACCGCTTCGTCGACGCGCTGGAGGCCGTGCTCTGA